A part of Prolixibacteraceae bacterium genomic DNA contains:
- a CDS encoding helix-turn-helix domain-containing protein gives MTTRKEREKERQASAKRRSIEQLLREILHKLDHMMHITIQLIEATHRLKASKQKPTSNTIHWIDAQEVMNRLHISHRKLQGMRLDGSIPYTVLKGKILFKESDVENILLENYRRHHNEPS, from the coding sequence ATGACAACCCGAAAAGAGAGAGAAAAAGAGCGTCAAGCCTCGGCCAAAAGACGGAGTATCGAGCAACTGCTTCGAGAGATCCTCCATAAGCTAGATCACATGATGCATATCACCATCCAGCTCATCGAGGCCACCCATCGTCTGAAAGCTAGCAAACAGAAACCGACCAGCAATACGATCCACTGGATCGATGCACAAGAAGTGATGAACAGGCTCCATATATCCCATCGCAAACTACAAGGAATGCGACTCGATGGATCCATCCCCTATACTGTTCTCAAAGGAAAAATCCTTTTCAAAGAGAGCGATGTAGAGAACATACTACTCGAAAACTATCGTAGACATCACAACGAACCGTCGTAG